The following are from one region of the Knoellia sp. p5-6-4 genome:
- a CDS encoding OsmC family protein, with product MTDMAEETGGTGTGHRSVTLTRVEKGVFDVTNERGGSMRIGGGGEQFSPVELLLAAIAGCTAIDVDYITTKRVDPETFTVEASGEKQRDDSGNHMGDLRVEFTVTFPEGADGDQARDRLPGAIARSHDRLCTVSRTVERGTPITTREAGAGS from the coding sequence ATGACCGACATGGCCGAGGAGACCGGCGGCACCGGCACGGGGCACCGGTCGGTGACGCTGACCCGGGTCGAGAAGGGCGTCTTCGACGTGACCAACGAGCGGGGCGGCTCCATGCGGATCGGCGGGGGCGGCGAACAGTTCAGCCCGGTCGAGCTGCTGCTGGCGGCCATCGCAGGGTGCACGGCCATCGACGTCGACTACATCACGACCAAGCGGGTCGACCCCGAGACGTTCACCGTGGAGGCGTCGGGGGAGAAGCAGCGCGACGACAGCGGCAACCACATGGGCGACCTGCGGGTCGAGTTCACGGTGACCTTCCCCGAGGGGGCGGACGGCGACCAGGCCCGCGACCGCCTGCCCGGGGCCATCGCCCGCTCCCACGACCGGCTGTGCACGGTGAGCCGCACCGTCGAGCGGGGGACGCCGATCACGACGCGCGAGGCCGGCGCCGGCTCCTAG
- a CDS encoding glycine C-acetyltransferase, protein MYGTVKDEIRATLEEIEAAGLTKNERELTSPQHAHITTAKAEAINFCANNYLGLADHPDVVAAATQALQDWGFGMASVRFICGTQTLHKTLEHAISDFLQMEDTILYSSCFDANGGVFEVLFGEGDAIISDELNHASLIDGIRLSKAARYRYRNADMADLRAQLEAAKAAGAHRTVVVTDGVFSMDGYLAPLDQICDLAEEFGALVMVDDSHAVGFIGDGGRGTPEHFGVMDRVDIITGTLGKALGGASGGYVSAHQEIVDLLRQRSRPYLFSNAVAPVVAAGSLKAIELARASGEGRETLRRNTALFRELMAAEGFDLLPGNHPITPVMFPGEDGARRAAQIADEMLTHGVYVIAFSYPVVPKGKARIRVQLSAAHSEEDVRACVAAFVAARDRVG, encoded by the coding sequence ATGTACGGCACCGTGAAGGACGAGATCCGCGCCACCCTCGAGGAGATCGAGGCAGCCGGCCTGACCAAGAACGAGAGGGAGCTGACCTCCCCCCAGCACGCCCACATCACCACCGCCAAGGCGGAGGCGATCAACTTCTGCGCCAACAACTACCTCGGGCTCGCCGACCACCCCGACGTGGTCGCGGCCGCCACCCAGGCGCTGCAGGACTGGGGCTTCGGCATGGCCAGCGTCCGGTTCATCTGCGGCACGCAGACGCTGCACAAGACGCTCGAGCACGCCATCTCGGACTTCCTGCAGATGGAGGACACGATCCTCTACTCCTCGTGCTTCGACGCCAACGGCGGTGTCTTCGAGGTGCTCTTCGGCGAGGGCGACGCGATCATCTCCGACGAGCTCAACCACGCCTCGCTCATCGACGGCATCCGGCTCTCGAAGGCCGCCCGCTACCGATACCGCAACGCCGACATGGCCGACCTGAGGGCCCAGCTCGAGGCCGCCAAGGCCGCGGGGGCGCACCGGACGGTGGTCGTCACCGACGGCGTCTTCTCCATGGACGGCTACCTCGCACCGCTGGACCAGATCTGTGACCTCGCCGAGGAGTTCGGCGCCCTCGTCATGGTCGACGACTCGCACGCCGTGGGCTTCATCGGCGACGGCGGCCGCGGGACGCCCGAGCACTTCGGTGTCATGGACCGGGTCGACATCATCACCGGCACCCTGGGCAAGGCCCTCGGCGGCGCCTCCGGCGGCTACGTCAGCGCGCACCAGGAGATCGTCGACCTGCTGCGCCAGCGCTCGCGCCCCTACCTGTTCTCCAACGCGGTCGCGCCGGTGGTCGCGGCCGGCTCCCTGAAGGCCATCGAGCTGGCCCGCGCCTCCGGCGAGGGCCGCGAGACGCTGCGGCGCAACACCGCCCTGTTCCGCGAGCTGATGGCGGCCGAGGGCTTCGACCTGCTCCCCGGCAACCACCCGATCACGCCCGTGATGTTCCCGGGCGAGGACGGCGCCCGGCGCGCCGCCCAGATCGCCGACGAGATGCTCACCCACGGCGTCTACGTGATCGCCTTCTCCTACCCCGTGGTGCCCAAGGGGAAGGCGCGCATCCGCGTGCAGCTGTCGGCGGCGCACTCCGAGGAGGACGTGCGCGCCTGCGTCGCCGCCTTCGTGGCGGCGCGTGACCGCGTGGGGTGA
- a CDS encoding DUF1697 domain-containing protein: MPTYVVLLRAVNVGKRILKMEHARKVLEDNAFLDVASHIQTGNMLVTTPMRSLAKVEQAVGECLSAAAGFDVVAMARRPAELSLLVEAADGIPPSFEGEVRRYVAFCQQDVAEEAAARLAAWEVPGERAHVIGRDVLVELGRAFHEARLGNAEVERITGAAATTRNLTVVRTLAQKWGT, encoded by the coding sequence ATGCCCACCTACGTCGTCCTGCTGCGGGCCGTCAACGTCGGCAAGCGCATCCTCAAGATGGAACACGCCCGGAAAGTCTTGGAGGACAACGCTTTCCTGGACGTCGCCTCGCACATCCAGACCGGCAACATGCTCGTGACGACCCCGATGCGCAGCCTCGCGAAGGTGGAGCAGGCGGTGGGGGAGTGCCTCTCCGCTGCCGCAGGGTTCGACGTCGTCGCCATGGCCCGGAGGCCCGCAGAGCTGAGCCTGCTGGTGGAGGCCGCCGACGGCATACCGCCCTCCTTCGAGGGGGAGGTGCGACGCTACGTCGCGTTCTGCCAGCAGGACGTCGCCGAGGAGGCGGCGGCCCGGCTCGCGGCCTGGGAGGTGCCGGGGGAGCGGGCACACGTCATCGGCCGGGACGTGCTCGTCGAGCTCGGCCGGGCGTTCCACGAGGCGCGCCTCGGCAACGCGGAGGTGGAACGGATCACCGGGGCCGCCGCCACGACCCGTAACCTGACCGTCGTGCGCACACTGGCGCAGAAATGGGGAACCTGA